The Sabethes cyaneus chromosome 1, idSabCyanKW18_F2, whole genome shotgun sequence DNA segment attatctgaacaattttaggtgaaattaaagcaaaattgtaattgtgtgggacatacatattgtaccgggatgttgaatctaaacatactgtcgataattgtaagcggtaggcaccattcaattgtcctagagctatcgaaagattcaggcacacacacatatgcatatagattgtaaatacattatctgaacatgtgtgatttACCACGcacactgcagcgacactggcattctatatatattgattatactgtaatATATCACCCGAAATTCCAATATTtcaacagtataatcaataccgtcgattcgggcgaaattgatcagtcgggtgaaattgatcagcttggactaacgaataaaaaactctttattctacgtttatactgattcataaagctgaatatgcacccatccatataaagattgagttacaggtcaaagtcacttggctttcagcgagattgatcttgtaaatggcttgattttttaaaatttactgttttgatcgaatcgcaattttcaacatgcccgataaaactctttgctgttaacacaaatttcgttgcagaaggaaattttgatagaactaattcgattctctaattatctggctgtgctttgataatttccatgaataaaattatgcgacagaaattgtttgatttgaccttttacgaaataaaacgattgataacatcatgaactgaggcaacatagatttctagatcgctatgggtgcgaaatggagctgccacctgcgaaagtttattctttctgtaaagcagaatggagatttataaaagggtgcaaaagacagacaatacttcgcacaaattttacaaacgctccatatggcagttgcatgagagtgcaagagatcggtttgtgcttacatagcgaaatgcaactacacattcaaagagacagtcaagctcccgtatatgaggagaattaaattatttgtttcactagattggtgaagattgtatacgaaaatcgtacatttacacatatatacagcaatgtttaaacaaaaacaaacgattacgatgctaaaattggcttaatatcttttctatcgttcatatttatttagcagatacatcaaccatgctaatgtagagctgactgtttgatttttgtgctagttgctgtacgcgacattgttgcctacatacaggcaatatctcgattacgccagattttatactgcacgttaggttattgctgtcagagcgtatggtttaatagcaatatcgtcttgatttctacgtgatcaatttcacccgttatttgtaaattttcaatttcacgattacattaagttttatctaaaataaaactatttatataagatatagatgatactttcgtgtagccagcactacagtacttattttaaaattgaatcatcttcctaaatatgtttctattcaaagatatttaaaaaatactcgaaaaagtgatcaatttcacccgaattcacggtatatatagaatgccagtgtcgctggtgtttcatggatattttggtggcaaacatgttggatacgggaacaacattgtcaaattgcccaatagaaaattttcctgccgacgaaattccccaaaacgaccaaatcgggtggtttatcctacgtgatttacggaaaagcagaaggattttttattgggttgccttttcagtttgacaatgagattctcgtttcgaatcgagcactcacacatatgcgtaGACAAcgaaaatacataattttcaaatgtgtgatgtttaccacgagcactacagcgacactggcattctatatatattgattctactatttCAACACATGATGTTGCCAAGAAGTCAAAAAAGTCAAGACTAAAGCTGGATTACATActgtacagcctgaattcgttaattgggccacgactgcactccagctgattcgctaattgggccgactgacagttgttagaaatttctaaactcgaaaattccatacaattttgacattcaagttgtcacatagcccaattagcgaacgcccaattaacgaaccaccaattaacgaaactttgctgtataagATTCAAAACTGCTCAAAGAGCGATGAAACTCAGCAAACTGTTGATATAATTCGCGCTAGCAAGCTCTATACAGAGATGTTGTGTGATGAAACATACGTGAAACGTCAAGGCTGACTTTCACCGAATCCCAGGACAGGAGTTTTACACCGGAAAAGATAAGTTCAATGTGCATGATcgtttaaaaaagaagaaaatgtcaaaaCTGGCATAAGAATCATATTTGACAAGTTGTCTGCACTCGAAGTGAACCTTTTGTCATAAAAGGTACCATCAATAGTGAAATTTACAAAACTGAGTACCTCCAAAAACGTATGTGTCATTTTTGGAGCATCACAGAGCACAATGAAACATTACTATTTTGGCCGGATTTAGCTTCATTCGAGGCTAATTCGGTATAATTCGTCCCAACGAATATGATTCCACCGAattggtggaaccgtcgaagaacaATGAACCGGCATCAAGAAAGCCTTCATCACGAGCATTGACGAAACCCTTCGGCAAAGCGTGTAGCGGGTGAAGGAAGTGGATTTCAGATGaaacttttaattaaaatttgacagttcgatggttatgtcgcttcgagtggttaaaatcagttcagaatgcccTTGGGGCGAATGACCGTTCTACGGTAAAAGCCCTTAAAAAAAAGTTCAGAATGCTAACCATTTCAAATGTTGTCAGATTGATAgttacagtatccccccgctaatccgacacccaataatccgacgactcaatagtccggatctcgctactccggaaaattccgaatttaaacgtattgtacttgacttctttcaatcgaacactaccttcgtttggtgtctccgttaaagtcagaatggcactctttctaactaaatggaaatggcacatggtgctgcttctaactacgttcacttttgccatggctataatattttcattgctactctcaatcgacaatacgttcacttttgccatggctataatattttcattgcaactctcaatagactgatgtgcttgcgcttatttcgacactaactaagaatttcaaagtattttgttgacgaaattgagcattaccgagtataaaacatagttattgcgtactttcgacagatattttcaaaaatttccggagttgtttacgtatggatgtacactcaagtacttttttacacggtttagttttttgagtattaagaacggggtaacttagagaccattcatttatttctcaatacatttgggagtagctcgacattcctcacgtaggttgtaaatagttccttagctgcaccgttttcgagtaatcgaaaaaaacaaaccgtgtaaaaaaagacttgagtgtaaacaaaaccacatttcaaattcacactgacgtcagtttgactgtcggattatcgagtcaaaattcgctaatccggctataaatttgtcggattagcggggcggtactgtattATGCTTAATGAGAGcgtataaggtgaggatgaagatatgtttctgtaacagtgaatttatttattcaatccgggttggaactgaatgaatttttgatgtttatttgctcctatttgatagataaaattaatctcatttcaacccgggttgaataaacaagtTCGTTATATGATAAGCATCCATGcattggtgaaaaaaatccAAGGAAAAATCAATGAAACACATCGACGTTCTCTttctcacctgtgcatatctcattggctctcagaatatCCCAAGTAGCCAAAAGTTcagataatggtgtctaagaaAGGTTATGAAGCTTGCTAAGCggcttcatttttaagtaattaatgAACTTTGAAGTTGCCTTGAGTTCACTGCATAGAACTCTAAAGCAGCTTCGAAAAAAACttgtcaaaaactaaaaaatgcTAATGACTAGCAACACTTGAAATTCTATTtttatctgtcgaccaccttccACCTACCTAACATCTACATATGCTTTCATCCAATTAGACATTCtttctgtatgtatgtatgtatgtatgtatggggactaccaccgttcatagcaatgggcctaTCTTGACAAGGGGAATTGTACAAACATAACGATTGGTCACGTGTACCAGCTCCTGTATGAAGGGCAAAAATGGAATCGGTcggcaagcaacatcacttgcacgtaccaggggtatttaagaatctccttccagaaaCTAGATCATATGAGTCAATCGTTAAGTAAGCCGTCCCAATGCAGAATGACCCCAACAGGTGGAGAGAagggcccgctcattatccaatTAAACATTCTTTCTATATAAAAACTCAGTACACAGCTACtgttggatttgaacccgggcaTTCTGCGTGATAAGCCTATGATGTAGGTAACTATCATGTTATTGATATGCTAGACAACATAAATGCGCATAGTATGAATATAAAAATCATTATTgcatttttattcatgttcatAACTACAAATGatcaatgttttttttatttatttgagtcAGTTTTCAGTTCTGCTAGTCTCATGCTCAGAGGTTTGTACAAGAAAAATGAACATTTCGCGGCTACTTAGAAAGATACCTACtacagaacttgttagcaacttaggttacttcagaacttcatgtagcatcctaataggtTGGAAGTATtcacagcacttcttaaaacaTTTAGTTCTACGTATACCTGATacacactactaatcagcaagaaagttatACGGAACTTAATTCTAACTAATTGTGAACTTACAGGTTCGCTTCTAAAGTAAaatccgaacttttggttgcttgggataaCTATCGGACTGTTGAAAATAACCATGCTTCAAAGCAGGGTTATCTTTGACAGAAGGTGAAATaactatcgaactgtcaaattttaactaaaaacttaaaaaattcgCGAAATGGTTTACAGCCTTGGAAGAAGATCGACCTGctgaaagccggcattgagtgaGCAACAAAACAACTGCCCGTCTACGATACGccaaactggagagggctgttgaACAATCTTGTATGCGGGACGAGAGAGCCTAGAATAACTTTCTAGCCGACTAAGGAGAGACCAccaccgccaatggtgatatccgtttgttgtacgatatttttcGCCGCCTTAGGGGTGTCAAGATGAAAGATGCCGCTAGAGGTCagagctactgactgaccgtacagaactgTTACCGTTTGCATATTTTACCCCATATACCACGTAGGGATAGCAACGCGAGAGAACGTTTATACTGCTATTCAGTATGATGTGCGTCAATTTAATGTTGCTTTAAAGTCTAAAGTCCCGTCATACTTGTTATTGCTAGttttttcaaattatatgtaaCTTATGTTATTTGTATGTTAGGAGATGGGGTAAAATTGGGCACTAAAATTATTTACATACGGTCTAAAGGTAGGTTTAGACGGTCTAAAGGTaggtaaataataaatttgtaaACACACTAAACACGAAAATTGCTGGATCTGGGAAAGCGGATACATCTGACTGGAATAAACACTGGAAGGAGAGTTGTTAGAGGAAGAAAGGGGGAAAGGAAAAGGGAGGAAAGAACAGTTAGAGATTGTAGAAGCCAATTATGTCATGCCATTTCTCATTAAGTCGCCAATGACAACGGAGTGCAATAGTTAAAAAAGTATATTAGAAAGCGAGAAATATAGTCAATTAAAGATTGAAGTAAAGGAAAACCAAAGCTGAAGTGAAGTACAGAAAGAGAAAAgataaaattaaagtaaaagtAGATAGAATCAGGTATTATTGGGGAGAAAAGGGCAAATTTAAGGTAGACATTCTAGACAgtgctttatcgttccttctttCCAACCCCCAGGACCCATCATTGCTGATTTGCTCAAAGTCAACCGCGTGGCTGGTAAGCCGCGGTCTATGTCATCCGAGCGGAACGTACGGTAACGCTAGTAACGCGTAGCTGAATTGGCCCTCGGTCACTGAGGATATCCAATGCgcaactccatcgtcgatgtcatcaacggccaatagcaacagaaattcgtaaaCGTAGGTGGATGTGGATTGGACACAcattgaggaaaggagcgaacgagaccTGCTGAGAAGCGCTCGACTGCAATCCCCATAGAGAGCGTAGAAGAGGTAGACCTAGAGGCTCATGGTAACGCAGCTTAGCCagcgacatccgggctgttgaCGAGAACCTATGCTGGTgataggtaaaagccatggcgggtaaccgtcggcaatggagatctctaatttcatccttttgttctgccggaccggcggacatggacacttaaataaaaataaatcaaaataaaataactaTTAGTACAACTCTAAGGTTTCGACTTAACGTTAATTAAAGAAGAAACAAAATAACCTACGAAATTCAATGGAAATCGATATGTCATAATGTTTATTCTATTCTGACTATTAATCATccctgttattttttatttcaggttCTCTCCTGTACGTAATATTCGGAACTGTCAAGGAAGTTTCTATCGGACCAACCAGCTTAATGGCTTTACTTTCCATTCAGTACACGATGGACAAACCGATTGAGTACACCATAATGCTAGCATTTTTGGCAGGTGTGGTGGAGCTGCTGATGGGCGTTTTAAATCTTGGTTTCCTTGTCAGCTTCATACCGATACCGGTTACGTCGGCATTCACTTCTGCTACCTCTCTAATCATCATTGGAACACAGATGAAACATTTACTGGGTATTCCAACCGCTGGCAATGGATTTTTCCAGACTTTGTTCAAATTGTCCAGCAAGTTGACTCAGTTTAGCGGAGGTGACCTGCTGCTTGGTTCATTTGCCATCGTATTTCTTTTGTCACTTCGACAGTTGACGCGGATTCCTATCAAGGACGATACCACGACAGGAAAGTTTCTAAAGAAACTGCTATGGTACATTAGCCTGTCGCGAAATGCACTGATTGTCATCATTTCATCAACCATCGCGTACAAATGGAGCGCATCGGGTGAGGCGGTACCCTTTAAGCTTTCCGGACATGTCAAGCCTGGAATTCCCGGTTTTCAAATCCCAATACACAACATTGAAACTGGTAACACAACAATCACGTATTTTGAAGTCGTGAAAGATCTTGGAAGCGGTCTTATCCTACTTCCTCTGGTTGCAGTGCTGGCGAATGTGTCAATCGCGAAAGCATTCAGTAAGCGTGGTTCACCACGTTTGATCGTCCGGAATAATGTTTAACACCCTTGTTTTTCAGCGGCGGGAAAAATCGTTGACGCTTCGCAGGAAATGATTGCCCTAGGACTGTGCAACATCGTTGGATCATGCTTTAGCTCTATGCCAACTTGCGGAGCCTTCACCCGGTCAGCCGTCAGCCACTCGAGTGGGGTGCGAACTCCACTAGCAGGAATGTATTCGGCCATTCTAACACTGT contains these protein-coding regions:
- the LOC128746076 gene encoding sodium-independent sulfate anion transporter-like, with product MSESAEELEKLRSAPKVTTKSSGHCNSNCIRKQLRRRVHIVNWITSYDKEDLISDFIAGITLGLTIIPQSIAYASIAGLPSQYGLYTAFMGSLLYVIFGTVKEVSIGPTSLMALLSIQYTMDKPIEYTIMLAFLAGVVELLMGVLNLGFLVSFIPIPVTSAFTSATSLIIIGTQMKHLLGIPTAGNGFFQTLFKLSSKLTQFSGGDLLLGSFAIVFLLSLRQLTRIPIKDDTTTGKFLKKLLWYISLSRNALIVIISSTIAYKWSASGEAVPFKLSGHVKPGIPGFQIPIHNIETGNTTITYFEVVKDLGSGLILLPLVAVLANVSIAKAFTAGKIVDASQEMIALGLCNIVGSCFSSMPTCGAFTRSAVSHSSGVRTPLAGMYSAILTLLALSLLTPYFYFIPKTTLASVLICSVIFMIDFKIVDKLRKSSVIDTLSWFGCFSVSLFAGVEVGLLFGILISVLGLLKVWVRPDIKQNAVEQQGFRYVKLSPETGLFFPAVDFLRTSVIKVATERQVPVVIDCAAVIGLDHTSAKGLKELSKELEQVNQKLILLNLKPQLRNLLKEKKSDNLFIYWEDEGMVSSNNNSSGLNTE